In Nostoc piscinale CENA21, the genomic stretch CCTCGCATTCTTGCTTACTTGACAGAAAATCAAGAATTTTATTTGGTACAAGAATATATTCAAGGTCATGATCTGTCTCAGGAATTAGTATATGGTAAACAACTGAGTGAAACTGATGTAATTCAACTTTTACACGATATTTTAGAAGTATTAAGTTTTGTTCACAAACGTTATTTAATTCATCGGGATATCAAACCTTCAAATATCTTAAGACGTGCATCTGATAATAAAATTTTCTTGATTGATTTTGGTGCAGTTAAAGAACTCACTACTCAAATAGCTAATCTTCAAGGACAGCTAAATTCCGCCACTATTATAGGTAGTAAGGGTTATGCACCTATTGAACAATGTTATGGTCATCCAGTATTAAGCAGTGATATATATGCAGTTGGTGTAATTGCTATTCAAGCTTTAACGGGGATTTTTCCCCCTAATTCAGCAATTTTTACTCCACACAATGGGGAAATTGTTTGGCGCGATCGCGCTCAAGTTAGCCCAGAATTAGCTAACATCATAGACAAAATGGTGCGTCGCGACTACAACCAGCGTTATCCATCAGCAGCAGAAGCACTACAAGCGGTGAATGCACTTATTTTACCTCCCGACATAACACAGCCTACGCCACCAAGCAGAAAAATTTCACAGAAAAAATGGCTGGGTGTGGGAATATTTGCAACTATCACCTCTGCCATTCTATGGCTAGGATTTTCAACTATTCGCCCCCAACCTCAGCCTTTAACTAACGAATATTCTCAATCTGATATCAAAATTAAATATCCAGACAACTGGATAACCAAAAAGCCAGGTGATTTTGGTGGTGAATTAATTCAATTAATCCCCCAAAATCTACAACAAGAAAATTCTTGTAACCCAGAAGTTACTGTCAATAAAACCGAATTATCACAAGTCTTATCTCTCAATGAATATAAAAACATAATTTTAGAACGAATTAAGCAAGATTCTTCTCAGACAAAAATTACTGATACAACCAACTCAACAACTACATTATCTCAATACAATGCCTACAGATTAACTTATTCCCGTCAAGAATATCAATGTCAATTTCAAGTTCTAGAAATTGGAACAGTCAGAGAAGGCAATGCTTACTATATTACTTATATAGCAGAACAAAAAGAATATAATCGATATTTGCCATTGGTTGAAAAAATGATTAATTCATTTGAAATTAAAAATCAATAAATGCGAACATTTGAAAGTAAAATGGTTGTAGTAAGTAGCTCAAATTAAAAGTGAAAGGTCATTACAAGCGGAACTTACTGAAACCATGTAATCGCAGAGTCTCTATTTTACTTTTTTCAACGTTGACCTACTTATTAAAGAAATGGAATAAAATGGCTACTTAGACAGCCGCCAAATTTTGATAGTCTTGTCCCAACTACCACTAGCTAAAGTTCTGCCATCTGGACTAAATGCGACTGAACTAACCCAAGAAGAATGACCATCGAGGGTATAAATTTGTTTTCCTGTGGCGACATTCCAGATTTTGATAGTATTGTCATTACTACCACTAGCTAAAGTTTTGCCATTTGGGCTAAAGGCGACTGAAGAAACCTCACGAGAATTACCATTGAGGATACGAATTTCTTTCCCTGTAGAGATATTCCAGATTTTGATAGTTTTGTCCTGACTACCACTAGCTAAAGTTCTGCCATCTGGACTAAATGCGACTGAAGAAACCCCATAATAATGACCATTGAGGGTACGAATTTCTTGCCCTGTAGAGACATTCCAGATTTTGATAGTCTTGTCATTACTACCACTGGCTAAAGTTCTGCCATCTGGACTATAATGCGACTGAAGAAACCCCATAAGAATGACCATTGAGGGTACGAATTTCTTGCCCTGTAGAGACATTCCAGATTTTGATAGTACTGTCCCAACTACCACTAGCTAAAGTTCTGCCATCTGGACTATATGCGACTGAGAAAACCAAATCATAATGACCATTGAGGGTACGAATTTCTTGCCCTGTAGAGACATTCCAGATTTTAATAGTCTTGTCACCACTACCATTAGCTAAAGTTCTGCCATCTGGACTAAAGGCGACTGAATTAAAACTTTCTACGCCGGCTAATAAACCCTGTTGTTGCGAATGCCCAATCAGCGTCTTCGCTAGAGTAAAGTTAGCTGTTGATGATACATTTGCAACAGGTCGATTTGCTCTCCTTGGTGCTGGCACAGGTGCAACAAGTCGATTTTGTGGGCTTGGTGCTGGCGCACCAGCCACTGGCTGCACAGATGGCGCAAGACTTAAATAAGTCTTCAACGGAATCCCATACACAGTAGTAGCATTTGTATCAGGGCGAGTTGTAGCCCTTCCGTGAATGCCTACTAATTTACCCTGCTCATCTAGTATCGCTCCCCCACTCATCCCTGGAAAACCACCAATGTCATACACAAAGGCATAACCATCTTTTGGGTTTGACACTCGGCTGGAAATTGCACCTCTGATAAACTTGATGTCTGATGTTCCTTGGGGATAACCTG encodes the following:
- a CDS encoding serine/threonine-protein kinase, with protein sequence MTSQNLIGGRYQIVEKLGQGGFGITFKAVDRQLPGNPLCVVKQFKPQNPDNWEVGKRLFEREAEQLQKLQELINHQQIPRILAYLTENQEFYLVQEYIQGHDLSQELVYGKQLSETDVIQLLHDILEVLSFVHKRYLIHRDIKPSNILRRASDNKIFLIDFGAVKELTTQIANLQGQLNSATIIGSKGYAPIEQCYGHPVLSSDIYAVGVIAIQALTGIFPPNSAIFTPHNGEIVWRDRAQVSPELANIIDKMVRRDYNQRYPSAAEALQAVNALILPPDITQPTPPSRKISQKKWLGVGIFATITSAILWLGFSTIRPQPQPLTNEYSQSDIKIKYPDNWITKKPGDFGGELIQLIPQNLQQENSCNPEVTVNKTELSQVLSLNEYKNIILERIKQDSSQTKITDTTNSTTTLSQYNAYRLTYSRQEYQCQFQVLEIGTVREGNAYYITYIAEQKEYNRYLPLVEKMINSFEIKNQ